Below is a genomic region from Pseudomonas berkeleyensis.
CCGACTCGGTGGGCTGAAGCGGATCGCCGCCCGGCCCACCCGGCAGCGCCGCGAGCCTGCAGGGCCAACAGATAAGGTGTGGTAATGAACAAGCAAGCGAACAATCCCAAGACCGCCCAGTGGCAGGCGATGAGCCAGGCCCATCACCTGGCGCCGTTCAGTGATTACAAGCAGCTGGCCGAGAAGGGCCCGCGCATCATCACCGAGGCCAAGGGCGTGCACCTGTGGGACAGCGAGGGCCACAAGATCCTCGATGGGATGGCGGGTCTGTGGTGTGTGGCCGTCGGCTACGGCCGCGAGGAGCTGGTCGAAGCCGCCGCCAAGCAGATGCTGCAACTGCCGTTCTACAACACTTTCTTCCAGACCGCCCATCCGCCGGTGCTGGAGCTGGCGCAGGCCATCTCACAGGTGGCGCCGGCCGGCATGAACCACGTGTTCTTCACCGGTTCAGGCTCGGAAGGCAACGACACCATGCTGCGCCTGGTACGCCACTACTGGGCGTGCAAGGGCCAACCGCAGAAGAAGATCATCATCGGCCGCGATAACGGCTACCACGGTTCTACCGTGGCCGGTGCCAGCCTCGGCGGCATGAAGTTCATGCACGAGCAGGGCGACCTGCCGATTCCCGGCATCGCGCATATCCCGCAGCCGTACTGGTTCGGTGAAGGCGGCGACATGACCCCGGAAGCCTTTGGCATCTGGGCGGCTGACCAGTTGGAGAAGAAGATTCTCGAACTGGGTGAAGAAAATGTTGCAGCGTTTATCGCCGAGCCGATCCAGGGGGCTGGTGGCGTGATCATTCCGCCGGACAGCTACTGGCCGCGCATCAAGGAAATCCTCGCCAAGTACGACATCTTGTTCGTCGCCGACGAAGTGATCTGCGGTTTCGGCCGTACCGGCGAGTGGTTCGGCAGCCAGTACTACGATCTCAAGCCTGACCTGATGACCATCGCTAAAGGGCTAACCAGCGGCTACGTGCCAATGGGCGGGCTGATCGTCAGCGACAAGGTGTTCGAGGTGATCGAGGCGCACGGCGACTTCAACCATGGCTTCACCTATTCCGGGCATCCGGTAGCGGCGGCAGTCGGGTTGGAGAACCTGCGGATTCTCAAGGAAGAGGGCATCGTCGAGCGGGTGAAAGCAGAAACGGCACCGTATTTGCAGAGTCGTCTGCGTGAGCTGGCGGATCATCCGTTGGTAGGCGAAGTGCGTGGCGTCGGCATGCTCGGTGCGATCGAGTTGGTGCAGGACAAAGCGACGCGCAAGCGTTATCCGGGTGATGTGGGCGTGGGCATGATCTGCCGCGGCCACTGCTTTAATAACGGCCTGATCATGCGCGCGGTGGGCGACACCATGATCATCGCCCCGCCGCTGGTGATCAGCCAGGCGGAAGTAGACGAACTGGTAGAGAAAGCACGCAAGTGCCTGGATCTGACCTTGCGCGACCTGTCGGTCTGAAAAGCCCGCAGTCACGGAAAGTTGTCAGCGGTGCCATGACCTTGCCAGACTGCGCCAGAGTGCGTGAGCCAGGCTGATTCGAGCGGCTAGCGCGTCCTCTGGAATATCGACACAACAACAGGAGCTGTACGCATGAAAACATTCGGCAAGACCCTTCTCGCGTTGTCCCTGACCGCGGCCGTGGCAGGCGCTGTTCAGGCTGACGACAAGGTGCTGCATGTCTACAACTGGAGCGATTACATCGCTGAAGACACGCTGGCCAACTTCGAGAAGGAAACCGGCATCAAGGTCGTCTACGACGTCTTCGACAGCAACGAAGTGCTGGAAGCCAAGTTGCTGGCCGGCAGCTCCGGCTACGACGTAGTGGTACCGTCCAACCCCTTCCTGGCCAAGCAGATCAAGGCCGGCGTATTCCAGAAACTGGACAAGTCCAAGCTGCCGAACTGGTCGAACCTGGACAAGGATCTGCTGCATGCACTGGAGCCGAGCGACCCGGGCAACCAGTACTCGATCCCCTACATGTGGGGCACCATCGGCATCGGTTACAACGTCGAGAAGGTCAAGGCCGTGCTCGGCGACAACGCTCCGGTCGACTCCTGGGATCTGGTATTCAAACCGGAGAACATCGAGAAGCTGAAGTCCTGTGGCGTGTCCTTCCTCGACTCGCCGACCGAGATCCTGCCAGCCGCTCTGCACTACCTGGGTTATGCCCCGGACAGCAGCAAGGCCGACGAGCTGAAGAAAGCTGAAGAGCTGTTCCTCAAGGTGCGTCCATCGATCTCCTACTTCCACAGCTCCAAGTACATCTCCGACCTGGCCAACGGCAACATCTGCGTCGCCATCGGTTACTCGGGCGATATCTATCAGAGCAAGGCGCGCGCCGAAGAAGCCAAGAACGGCGTGGAAGTTGGCTACAACATTCCTAAGGAAGGTGCCGGTTCGTTCTTCGACATGCTGGCCATCCCGACCGATGCCAAGAACGTCGAAGCTGCTCACGTATTCCTCAACTACCTGATGAAGCCCGAGGTGATGGCCAGCATCACCAACTACGTGCAGTTCCCCAACGGCAACGCTGCTGCCACCCCGCTGGTGGATGAAGCCCTGCGTACCGACCCGGGCGTGTACCCGACTCCGGAAGTGTTGAAGAAGATCTACACCTTCCCGGATCTGGCGCCGGCCGTGCAGCGCACCATGACCCGCAGCTGGACCAAGATCAAGTCCGGTCGCTAAGTAACGAAGCAACGCCGCCTGGCGGGCTCCCCGCCAGGTACCCAAATCGCAAGAAGAGGAAACGTCATGCGTCGTTCTACCCTGCTGGCTGGCCTGATCGCCGCTGCCATTGGCATGTCCGTGGCTCAGGCTGCTGATCGCGTGGTCAAGGTCTACAACTGGTCCGACTACATTGCGCCGGACACCATCGCCGATTTCGAGAAGGAAACCGGCATCAAGGTGGTGTATGACGTTTTCGACTCCAACGACACCCTCGATGGCAAGCTGGCTACCGGTCAGAGCGGTTACGACGTGGTGGTGCCGACCAACCACTTCCTGGCCAAGCAGGTACGTGCCGGTACCTATCAGAAGCTGGACAAATCCAAGCTGCCGAACCTGGTCAATCTCGATCCGACCATCATGGACAACCTGGCCGCGGGCGACCCCGGCAACGATTACTCGGTGCCCTATCTGTGGGGCACCAACGGCATCGGCCTGAACGCCACCAAGGCGCGCGCCGTGCTGGGCGACGATGCGCCGCTGGATTCCTGGGCGCTGCTGTTCGACCCCAAATACGCGGAGAAACTCGCCTCCTGCGGTATCGCCCTGCTCGACTCGGGCGACGAAGTGCTGCCGCAGGTCGTCAACTACCTGGGCATGTCGCCGCATACCACTCAGCGCGAAGACTACGAGAAGGCCTTCGAGCAGGTGATGAAGGTGCGCCCGTACATCACCTATTTCCACAGTTCCAAGTTCATCGGTGATCTGGCC
It encodes:
- a CDS encoding aspartate aminotransferase family protein gives rise to the protein MNKQANNPKTAQWQAMSQAHHLAPFSDYKQLAEKGPRIITEAKGVHLWDSEGHKILDGMAGLWCVAVGYGREELVEAAAKQMLQLPFYNTFFQTAHPPVLELAQAISQVAPAGMNHVFFTGSGSEGNDTMLRLVRHYWACKGQPQKKIIIGRDNGYHGSTVAGASLGGMKFMHEQGDLPIPGIAHIPQPYWFGEGGDMTPEAFGIWAADQLEKKILELGEENVAAFIAEPIQGAGGVIIPPDSYWPRIKEILAKYDILFVADEVICGFGRTGEWFGSQYYDLKPDLMTIAKGLTSGYVPMGGLIVSDKVFEVIEAHGDFNHGFTYSGHPVAAAVGLENLRILKEEGIVERVKAETAPYLQSRLRELADHPLVGEVRGVGMLGAIELVQDKATRKRYPGDVGVGMICRGHCFNNGLIMRAVGDTMIIAPPLVISQAEVDELVEKARKCLDLTLRDLSV
- a CDS encoding extracellular solute-binding protein; the protein is MKTFGKTLLALSLTAAVAGAVQADDKVLHVYNWSDYIAEDTLANFEKETGIKVVYDVFDSNEVLEAKLLAGSSGYDVVVPSNPFLAKQIKAGVFQKLDKSKLPNWSNLDKDLLHALEPSDPGNQYSIPYMWGTIGIGYNVEKVKAVLGDNAPVDSWDLVFKPENIEKLKSCGVSFLDSPTEILPAALHYLGYAPDSSKADELKKAEELFLKVRPSISYFHSSKYISDLANGNICVAIGYSGDIYQSKARAEEAKNGVEVGYNIPKEGAGSFFDMLAIPTDAKNVEAAHVFLNYLMKPEVMASITNYVQFPNGNAAATPLVDEALRTDPGVYPTPEVLKKIYTFPDLAPAVQRTMTRSWTKIKSGR
- a CDS encoding polyamine ABC transporter substrate-binding protein, coding for MRRSTLLAGLIAAAIGMSVAQAADRVVKVYNWSDYIAPDTIADFEKETGIKVVYDVFDSNDTLDGKLATGQSGYDVVVPTNHFLAKQVRAGTYQKLDKSKLPNLVNLDPTIMDNLAAGDPGNDYSVPYLWGTNGIGLNATKARAVLGDDAPLDSWALLFDPKYAEKLASCGIALLDSGDEVLPQVVNYLGMSPHTTQREDYEKAFEQVMKVRPYITYFHSSKFIGDLANGDICAAFGYSGDVLQAADRAAEAGRTDEIIYIIPKEGTAMWADLLAIPKDAKNVDEAHAFINYLLRPEVIAKISNYVAYANPNLKATELVDESVRNNPGVYPGKDVMAKLYVAEERPRDVQRWLTRDWTRIKSGR